In the genome of Mesoaciditoga lauensis cd-1655R = DSM 25116, one region contains:
- a CDS encoding LptA/OstA family protein produces MKKITAYLSLFALLLVVTSYGSILHIVAGETNYEIGGNLTTILNGKIIIGDTTIVASHITILGKKDVNGSVSWESADATGNVVVILKDATVTSKKMHYNLNTDSGTLTGGASMTINASSSNISIESSVLNFDTKKDLYTGSGSPVVIQKGKIHIEGKEFIYDAKKKMFNVLKDVYLFNSSNNEKAWAEELEMNISTNSITLKKVKMEITVK; encoded by the coding sequence TTGAAAAAAATAACTGCGTATCTTTCACTTTTCGCACTCTTGCTTGTCGTAACTTCTTACGGAAGCATTTTACACATAGTGGCTGGAGAAACCAATTACGAAATAGGCGGAAATTTAACAACAATCCTAAATGGGAAGATAATAATTGGTGATACCACCATAGTGGCTTCTCACATAACCATTTTAGGAAAAAAAGATGTGAATGGAAGCGTATCATGGGAAAGTGCAGATGCAACAGGAAACGTTGTGGTGATATTAAAAGATGCGACCGTCACTTCAAAGAAAATGCATTATAACTTGAACACCGATAGTGGTACCCTTACAGGAGGCGCTTCCATGACAATCAACGCAAGCTCTTCGAACATCAGCATTGAATCTTCTGTTTTGAATTTCGACACAAAAAAAGATTTGTACACCGGTAGTGGTAGCCCCGTAGTCATTCAAAAGGGAAAAATCCACATTGAAGGAAAAGAGTTCATTTACGATGCCAAGAAAAAGATGTTCAACGTTCTAAAAGATGTTTATCTCTTCAACTCTTCTAACAACGAAAAAGCATGGGCAGAAGAATTGGAGATGAATATATCAACTAATTCCATTACTTTAAAGAAAGTTAAGATGGAAATAACCGTCAAATGA